From a region of the Flavobacterium branchiarum genome:
- the aat gene encoding leucyl/phenylalanyl-tRNA--protein transferase, with the protein MYHLSEVLFFPPVSEANYEGVLAIGGDLSTERLQLAYRSGIFPWFNEGEPIVWWSPDPRMVLFLDELIVSKSMRNILNRNSFKITFNQNFRDVISNCQKIKRDGQNGTWISNNMIEAYCKLHEMGFAKSVEVWENDALVGGLYGVDLGHVFCGESMFSKVSNASKVAFIALVDKLKEENYELLDCQVYNPHLESLGCREIDREVFMQILNNEI; encoded by the coding sequence ATGTATCATTTATCTGAAGTTTTGTTTTTTCCACCAGTATCAGAAGCCAATTATGAAGGGGTTTTGGCTATTGGAGGTGATTTATCAACCGAACGATTACAATTGGCTTATCGTAGCGGAATTTTTCCTTGGTTTAATGAAGGTGAGCCTATCGTTTGGTGGTCACCTGATCCTAGAATGGTTTTGTTTTTGGATGAATTAATAGTGTCTAAAAGCATGCGTAACATTCTTAATAGAAATAGTTTTAAGATTACGTTCAATCAGAATTTTAGAGATGTAATCTCAAATTGCCAAAAGATAAAACGCGATGGTCAAAATGGAACATGGATTTCTAATAATATGATCGAAGCCTATTGTAAACTTCATGAAATGGGTTTTGCAAAATCTGTTGAGGTATGGGAAAACGATGCGTTAGTAGGTGGTTTATATGGAGTAGATTTAGGACATGTTTTTTGTGGAGAGAGTATGTTCTCAAAAGTGTCCAATGCATCCAAAGTAGCCTTTATAGCCTTAGTAGATAAATTAAAAGAAGAAAATTATGAGCTTTTAGATTGTCAGGTTTATAATCCGCATCTGGAAAGTTTAGGATGCCGAGAGATAGACCGTGAGGTCTTCATGCAAATTTTGAATAATGAGATATGA
- a CDS encoding M3 family metallopeptidase, translating into MKKIVTILIMATSLTSVQAQTNATNPLLQNWTGPYGGVPAFTEYKVADFKSAFDVAIKQKNDEINAIANNTKPATFANTIAQLERSGKTLSRVMTVYGIFSSNSSTPELLSIKKDIEPLLAAQSTNFYQNRKLFGRIEKLYNSPDKKKLTSEQQRLIWVYHTEFNKQGANLSDADKAKVGAINKQLSTLFSRFSQNLLAEENDQYVALSSEADFDGLPEEIKKAAMAQAKERKLSNLGCIANTRSFVEPFLTFSTNRGLREKVWRMFVNRGDNGDEHDNKSTLVEILQLRAAKAKVLGYPTFAHWNLTNRMAKTPDRAMALMEAVWEPAVAQVHKDVADMQKIVVAEGGKFEIEPWDYRYYAEKVRKAKYDLDQNEVKEYLQLEKLREGMFWVAGELFDLKFKQITDVPVYHPDVRVWEVSNLKTGKVVGLWYFDPYARKGKRSGAWMNAYRQQQKMDGEVLTIVSNNSNFIKGNDNEPVLISWTDATTLFHEFGHALHGLCSNVTYPTLSGTAVARDYVEFPSQILERWLETPEVLNKFALNYKTGKPIPKDLVDRIAKAATFNEGFSTVETISSSLIDMKLHLAGDAVIDPTAFEKETLTKLKMPKEIVMRHRIPQFGHIFSSDGYASGYYSYLWADVISADAYDAFTDAKGPYDKEVAKRLHDKIFSVGNTTDQEEAYKSFRGHNPEINALMKARGFDAPVAKSKK; encoded by the coding sequence ATGAAAAAAATTGTTACAATTCTAATTATGGCTACTTCTTTAACTTCTGTTCAAGCACAAACAAACGCTACAAATCCATTATTGCAAAACTGGACAGGACCGTATGGTGGTGTACCAGCATTTACTGAGTATAAAGTGGCTGATTTTAAGTCTGCTTTTGATGTAGCTATTAAGCAAAAGAACGATGAGATTAATGCTATCGCAAACAACACAAAGCCTGCAACTTTTGCTAATACAATTGCTCAATTAGAGCGTTCTGGAAAAACGTTATCAAGGGTAATGACCGTTTACGGAATTTTTTCTTCGAATAGTAGTACTCCAGAATTACTATCAATAAAAAAAGATATTGAGCCATTGTTAGCCGCGCAATCCACCAATTTTTATCAAAATAGAAAATTGTTTGGTAGAATTGAAAAACTTTATAACTCTCCAGATAAAAAGAAATTAACTAGCGAGCAACAACGACTTATATGGGTATATCATACTGAATTTAATAAGCAAGGAGCTAATTTAAGTGATGCTGATAAGGCTAAAGTTGGTGCAATCAACAAACAATTGTCAACGCTGTTTTCACGATTCAGTCAAAATTTATTGGCAGAAGAAAATGACCAATATGTTGCCTTATCAAGTGAAGCTGATTTTGATGGTTTGCCAGAAGAGATAAAAAAAGCTGCTATGGCTCAAGCCAAAGAAAGAAAACTTTCCAATTTAGGATGCATTGCCAATACGCGTTCTTTTGTAGAGCCTTTTTTGACTTTTTCTACTAATAGAGGATTAAGAGAGAAAGTTTGGAGAATGTTTGTAAACAGAGGAGACAATGGTGATGAACATGATAATAAATCGACTTTGGTCGAAATATTACAGCTTCGTGCTGCAAAAGCAAAAGTTTTGGGCTATCCTACTTTTGCACATTGGAATTTAACGAATAGAATGGCAAAAACACCAGATAGAGCTATGGCTTTAATGGAGGCTGTTTGGGAGCCTGCTGTGGCTCAAGTTCATAAAGATGTTGCAGACATGCAAAAGATTGTAGTAGCCGAAGGGGGTAAGTTTGAAATAGAACCTTGGGATTATCGTTATTATGCTGAAAAAGTTAGAAAAGCAAAATACGATTTAGATCAAAATGAGGTAAAAGAATACCTTCAGCTTGAAAAATTGCGTGAAGGAATGTTTTGGGTTGCAGGTGAATTATTTGATTTGAAATTTAAACAAATAACTGATGTTCCAGTGTATCATCCAGATGTAAGAGTTTGGGAGGTGTCTAATCTAAAAACTGGTAAAGTAGTAGGCTTATGGTATTTTGATCCATATGCGCGTAAAGGAAAGCGTTCTGGGGCATGGATGAATGCGTATAGACAGCAACAAAAAATGGATGGTGAAGTTCTTACGATTGTTTCTAATAATAGTAATTTTATTAAAGGAAATGATAATGAGCCAGTTTTGATTTCGTGGACAGATGCAACGACTTTATTTCATGAATTTGGTCATGCATTACATGGTTTATGTTCGAATGTAACTTATCCAACTCTTTCAGGAACTGCTGTGGCTAGAGATTATGTAGAGTTTCCATCTCAAATTTTAGAGCGTTGGTTAGAAACTCCAGAAGTGTTGAATAAATTTGCTTTAAATTATAAAACAGGCAAGCCAATTCCTAAAGATTTAGTAGATCGTATTGCAAAAGCAGCGACATTTAATGAAGGTTTTTCTACTGTAGAAACAATTTCAAGTTCACTTATAGATATGAAATTGCACTTAGCTGGTGATGCAGTTATTGATCCTACTGCCTTTGAGAAAGAAACATTGACAAAACTTAAAATGCCTAAAGAAATCGTAATGCGTCATCGTATTCCGCAATTTGGACATATTTTCTCAAGTGATGGATATGCTAGTGGATATTATAGCTATCTATGGGCAGATGTTATCAGTGCAGATGCTTACGATGCATTTACTGATGCAAAAGGACCTTACGATAAAGAGGTAGCAAAAAGATTACATGATAAGATCTTTAGTGTTGGTAATACAACAGATCAAGAAGAAGCGTACAAATCTTTCAGGGGGCATAACCCTGAGATTAATGCTTTAATGAAAGCAAGAGGTTTTGATGCTCCTGTTGCAAAGTCAAAAAAATAA
- a CDS encoding queuosine precursor transporter produces MFKTKKEIVFVILAGIFITNAVVAELIGGKLIQIGPFVMSIGILPWPIVFLTTDLINEYFGEKGVKKLSLITACLIAYAFIILFMAMVVPAAKGISPVNDEQFQAVFGQSMWIIVGSLIAFMASQLIDVWIFWFFKKRTGEKKIWLRTTGSTVISQLFDSFIVLGIAFWLPGKIDFDTFISSGLTGYTFKLAVAVLLTPLIYLGHHLIKNYLKEDHPKEKKENKVA; encoded by the coding sequence ATGTTTAAAACAAAAAAAGAGATTGTTTTTGTAATCCTTGCCGGAATTTTTATTACCAATGCCGTTGTGGCTGAATTAATTGGAGGAAAACTAATTCAAATTGGTCCATTTGTAATGAGTATTGGAATCTTGCCTTGGCCTATTGTTTTTTTGACAACCGACCTAATCAATGAGTATTTTGGAGAAAAAGGCGTTAAAAAACTCTCACTTATAACTGCTTGTTTAATTGCTTATGCCTTTATTATATTATTTATGGCAATGGTAGTTCCAGCCGCAAAAGGAATAAGCCCGGTAAACGACGAACAATTTCAAGCTGTATTCGGACAAAGTATGTGGATTATTGTAGGTAGCCTTATTGCATTTATGGCATCACAATTAATAGATGTTTGGATATTCTGGTTTTTCAAAAAAAGAACAGGTGAAAAGAAAATTTGGCTTAGAACTACTGGATCAACGGTAATCTCACAATTATTCGATTCTTTTATTGTTTTAGGAATTGCATTTTGGTTGCCTGGAAAAATAGATTTTGACACTTTTATTTCATCAGGATTAACTGGTTATACATTTAAACTTGCTGTTGCCGTTTTACTAACCCCATTAATTTATCTTGGTCATCATTTAATTAAAAATTACTTGAAAGAAGATCATCCAAAAGAAAAAAAAGAGAATAAAGTCGCATGA
- a CDS encoding DUF3127 domain-containing protein, whose amino-acid sequence MEVTGKVKVVNPEQQVSASFKKRELVVTTEEQYPQHIMIEFTQDKCDLLSNYRTGDPVKVSINLRGREWVNPQGETRYFNSIQGWRIEKLDTAAPAQTPPMPAAEAFAPATNLNEDEPDDLPF is encoded by the coding sequence ATGGAAGTTACAGGAAAAGTAAAAGTTGTTAATCCAGAACAACAAGTTAGTGCATCATTCAAGAAAAGAGAACTTGTTGTAACTACAGAAGAGCAATATCCTCAACATATCATGATCGAATTTACTCAAGATAAATGCGATTTGTTGAGTAATTATAGAACAGGAGATCCAGTAAAAGTTTCAATTAACTTAAGAGGAAGAGAATGGGTTAATCCACAAGGAGAAACAAGATACTTTAACAGTATTCAAGGATGGAGAATTGAAAAATTAGATACTGCTGCTCCAGCTCAAACGCCTCCGATGCCAGCTGCAGAAGCTTTTGCTCCAGCAACAAACTTAAATGAAGACGAACCAGACGATTTACCATTTTAA
- the tsf gene encoding translation elongation factor Ts, with product MATITAADVNKLRQSTGAGMMDCKKALVEADGDFDKAIQVLREKGQKVAANRSDRESSEGAAVSFINADKTRGVIITLNCETDFVGKNEAFVTLAKELVEKAINFSSKEEFLASDFNGMTVAEKLIEQTGVIGEKIEIGGFEILEGAFVGSYVHVNKIAALTAISAPVANAETLTKDISMQVASMGADTLSYKDFDPAFVESELAARIAVIEKDNEEAKRLGKTLKNVPKYISFSQLTPEVIKQAEEDAKAELKAEGKPEQIWDKIIPGKVQRFISDNTTLDQEKALLDQNFIKDDSKKVSDYVKGFNVEITGFKRVSLG from the coding sequence ATGGCAACAATTACTGCTGCAGACGTAAATAAATTAAGACAATCTACAGGTGCTGGAATGATGGACTGTAAAAAAGCTTTAGTTGAAGCTGATGGAGATTTCGATAAAGCTATACAAGTTCTTAGAGAAAAAGGACAAAAAGTTGCTGCTAACCGTTCTGACCGTGAGTCTTCTGAAGGAGCTGCTGTTTCTTTCATCAATGCTGACAAAACTAGAGGAGTTATCATAACTTTAAACTGTGAAACTGACTTCGTAGGTAAAAATGAGGCTTTCGTAACTTTAGCAAAAGAATTAGTAGAAAAAGCGATCAACTTCTCTTCTAAAGAAGAATTTTTAGCTTCTGACTTCAACGGAATGACTGTTGCTGAAAAATTAATTGAGCAAACAGGTGTTATCGGTGAGAAAATCGAAATCGGTGGTTTCGAAATTTTAGAAGGTGCTTTCGTTGGATCTTACGTTCACGTTAACAAAATTGCTGCTTTAACTGCAATTTCTGCTCCAGTTGCTAACGCTGAGACTTTAACTAAAGATATCTCTATGCAAGTTGCATCTATGGGTGCTGATACATTATCTTACAAAGATTTTGATCCTGCTTTTGTTGAATCTGAACTTGCTGCTCGTATTGCTGTAATCGAAAAAGATAATGAAGAAGCTAAACGTTTAGGAAAAACTTTAAAAAATGTTCCTAAATATATCTCTTTCTCTCAATTGACTCCAGAAGTTATCAAACAAGCTGAAGAAGATGCTAAAGCTGAATTAAAAGCTGAAGGTAAACCAGAACAAATCTGGGATAAAATTATTCCTGGAAAAGTACAACGTTTCATCTCTGACAACACTACTTTAGATCAAGAAAAAGCTTTATTAGATCAAAACTTCATCAAAGATGACAGTAAAAAAGTTAGTGATTATGTTAAAGGATTCAACGTTGAAATTACAGGTTTCAAAAGAGTTTCTTTAGGATAA
- a CDS encoding DNA-3-methyladenine glycosylase I, which produces MDLIRCGWCSSSDLYKKYHDEEWGVPVYDDASLFEFLILETFQAGLSWITILNKRENFRNAFDHFDYKKIAHYSEDKIESLLQDAGIIRNKLKIRSAVTNAQAFIKIQEEFGSFSDYIWKFTDGKPIDNNPKTLKDVPATTPLSDAISKDLKKRGFKFVGSTVIYANMQATGMVNDHIEDCWTRTK; this is translated from the coding sequence ATGGATCTAATAAGATGCGGCTGGTGTTCATCCAGCGATTTATACAAAAAATATCATGATGAAGAATGGGGAGTTCCTGTCTATGACGATGCTTCCTTGTTTGAATTTTTAATTCTTGAAACTTTTCAAGCAGGATTAAGTTGGATAACCATATTAAACAAAAGAGAGAATTTCAGAAATGCTTTTGATCATTTTGATTACAAAAAAATAGCACATTACTCTGAAGACAAAATAGAATCACTACTACAAGATGCTGGGATTATTCGTAACAAATTAAAAATACGTTCGGCTGTAACCAATGCGCAGGCATTTATAAAAATACAGGAAGAATTTGGAAGTTTTTCTGATTATATCTGGAAATTCACTGATGGCAAACCCATCGACAATAACCCCAAAACTTTGAAAGACGTTCCTGCCACTACTCCTCTTTCTGATGCTATTAGTAAAGATTTAAAAAAAAGAGGATTTAAGTTTGTAGGTTCAACCGTTATTTACGCAAATATGCAAGCTACTGGAATGGTTAATGATCATATCGAAGATTGCTGGACACGAACCAAATAA
- a CDS encoding flavin reductase family protein, which yields MISIDPKEIPTAKLQGYLQSAVGPRPIAFASTVDKDGNPNLSPFSFFNVFSANPPILVFSPSRRVRDNSIKHTLINAEVTREVVINVVNYDIVQQTSLASTEYGDGVNEFIKAGLTQIASDIVKPYRVKESPVQFECKVTQIIPLGTEGGAGNLILCEVVKIHIHEEILDENGAIDQYKIDLVSRLGSNWYSRSNQGLFEVEKPLTTLGVGVDAVPDFVKTSPVFDGNDLGKLGNIEALPTTEEVSIFVKENFSVKGVLSSDDAVKVHQEAKKYLDENDVISAWKVLLAKKIKK from the coding sequence ATGATTAGTATCGATCCAAAGGAAATTCCAACAGCAAAATTGCAAGGCTATTTACAAAGTGCGGTTGGACCGAGGCCTATTGCTTTTGCAAGTACTGTAGATAAAGACGGAAATCCGAATTTGTCTCCATTTAGTTTTTTTAATGTTTTTAGTGCTAATCCGCCAATTTTAGTTTTCTCACCATCTCGAAGAGTACGTGATAATTCTATAAAACACACTTTAATAAATGCCGAAGTAACGCGCGAAGTAGTTATAAATGTTGTTAATTATGATATTGTACAACAAACATCATTGGCGAGTACAGAATATGGTGATGGAGTAAATGAATTTATAAAAGCGGGATTAACACAAATAGCATCAGATATTGTTAAACCGTATAGAGTCAAAGAATCTCCTGTACAATTTGAATGTAAAGTAACCCAAATAATTCCATTAGGGACAGAAGGGGGAGCAGGGAATCTGATTCTTTGTGAAGTAGTTAAAATTCATATTCACGAGGAGATATTAGATGAAAATGGAGCAATAGATCAATATAAAATAGACTTGGTTTCTCGTCTAGGAAGTAATTGGTATTCAAGATCAAATCAAGGGCTTTTTGAAGTCGAAAAACCGCTTACAACCTTAGGAGTAGGAGTGGACGCTGTGCCAGATTTTGTAAAAACAAGCCCTGTTTTTGATGGGAACGATTTAGGTAAACTTGGTAATATAGAAGCCTTGCCTACAACAGAAGAAGTTAGTATATTTGTGAAAGAAAACTTTTCTGTGAAAGGAGTATTGAGCTCAGATGATGCCGTAAAAGTACACCAAGAAGCTAAAAAGTATCTAGACGAAAACGATGTAATATCGGCTTGGAAAGTACTTTTGGCTAAAAAAATAAAAAAATAA
- a CDS encoding sensor histidine kinase, with translation MFFSERRNTTRWIIICASFLIISLILWNTYTFFQIFKNEERLKMNLWANAQKTLINADENSDMELPLLIFSNNTSIPIILTEKDSIISAINIDEAIIKDKKGATSILNKLKRENEAIVIEYAPGKHQELYYGNSELLNKLKYYPVALLLIIFLFAGLVYNFYRSTKMATQNKLWAGMAKETAHQIGTPLSSLIGWVELLKTENIDESITSEIEKDIERLQTITDRFSKIGSTPVLENKDIIQETLNTYDYLQSRFSKQVNFTCQMPDTPIMVMINPILHSWTIENLVKNAIDAMKGKGNLTLKIEQDGEVVKINVSDTGIGIPKSQFKTIFEPGFTTKKRGWGLGLSLTKRIVEEYHSGKIKVLQSEVGKGTIIQLNYRINSPS, from the coding sequence ATGTTTTTTTCAGAAAGAAGAAATACAACCCGCTGGATCATTATTTGCGCTTCCTTTTTGATTATTTCCTTAATCCTTTGGAACACTTACACCTTTTTTCAGATTTTTAAAAACGAAGAACGGCTAAAAATGAATCTTTGGGCAAATGCTCAAAAAACGTTGATTAATGCTGATGAGAATAGTGATATGGAGTTACCATTACTAATCTTTAGCAACAACACTTCAATTCCTATTATTTTAACTGAAAAAGACAGCATTATAAGTGCAATAAACATTGATGAAGCTATCATAAAAGATAAAAAAGGAGCAACATCGATTTTAAACAAATTAAAACGAGAAAATGAAGCAATTGTAATCGAATATGCTCCTGGGAAACATCAAGAACTTTATTATGGTAATTCGGAACTATTGAATAAACTAAAGTATTACCCAGTTGCTTTGCTATTGATTATTTTCTTATTTGCAGGTTTGGTATACAATTTTTATAGAAGTACAAAAATGGCTACCCAAAATAAGCTTTGGGCAGGAATGGCTAAAGAAACAGCCCATCAAATAGGAACTCCCCTGTCTTCATTGATTGGTTGGGTCGAATTATTAAAGACTGAAAATATTGATGAATCAATTACTTCTGAAATTGAGAAAGATATTGAACGCTTACAAACTATTACGGATCGTTTCTCGAAGATAGGATCTACTCCTGTACTTGAAAACAAAGATATTATTCAGGAAACGTTAAACACCTATGATTATCTACAATCTCGTTTTTCTAAACAAGTTAATTTTACTTGCCAGATGCCCGACACTCCAATTATGGTTATGATTAATCCAATTCTTCATAGTTGGACTATCGAAAATCTAGTAAAAAATGCTATTGATGCTATGAAAGGAAAAGGTAATTTGACATTAAAAATTGAACAAGATGGTGAGGTCGTAAAAATAAATGTTTCGGATACTGGAATCGGAATTCCCAAGAGCCAATTTAAAACCATATTCGAACCTGGTTTTACAACCAAAAAAAGAGGTTGGGGATTAGGACTTTCGTTGACAAAAAGAATTGTTGAGGAATACCATAGCGGTAAAATAAAAGTCCTACAATCTGAAGTAGGCAAAGGAACAATCATTCAGTTGAACTACAGAATAAATTCTCCTTCATAA
- the greA gene encoding transcription elongation factor GreA has translation MSKVSYYTAEGLKKLKDELEHLKSVMRPKASQDIAEARDKGDLSENAEYDAAKEAQGLLEMRISKLEEVYSNARLIDESQLDVSKALVLSNVKIKNQSNGMEMTYTLVAESEADLKSGKISVTSPIGKGLLGKSVGEVAEITVPNGVLKFEILEITRD, from the coding sequence ATGAGTAAAGTATCTTATTATACAGCAGAAGGATTAAAAAAATTAAAAGATGAATTGGAACACTTAAAAAGTGTAATGCGTCCAAAAGCATCTCAAGATATAGCCGAAGCAAGAGATAAAGGTGATTTATCTGAAAACGCCGAATATGATGCGGCTAAAGAAGCCCAAGGCTTGCTTGAAATGAGAATTTCTAAGTTAGAAGAGGTGTATTCAAACGCTAGATTAATCGATGAGTCGCAATTAGATGTTTCTAAAGCATTGGTGCTTTCTAATGTGAAAATTAAAAACCAAAGCAACGGTATGGAAATGACCTATACGCTTGTTGCAGAAAGTGAAGCAGATTTAAAATCAGGGAAAATATCAGTTACTTCTCCAATAGGAAAAGGATTGCTTGGTAAATCTGTTGGAGAAGTTGCTGAAATCACTGTTCCTAATGGAGTTTTAAAATTTGAAATCCTTGAAATCACAAGAGACTAA
- a CDS encoding lipocalin family protein, with translation MKKLGILLFFLITIGLTFLSCSNDDNNNVSNASIFGKWEFSQHGIGPVGKEIFTDRVNTTECGNDYMEFLSDETYKVVLFRKDNGQCSTSEDNGKYTKIGSTLSLKKGNIENLEPANSEIIALNKTTLKIRVISQVEKETVSQIVIFKKI, from the coding sequence ATGAAAAAATTAGGTATTCTTCTTTTCTTCTTAATAACAATAGGATTAACTTTCTTGAGCTGTAGCAACGACGATAATAACAATGTGAGCAATGCATCAATTTTTGGTAAATGGGAGTTTTCTCAACATGGAATCGGACCTGTTGGTAAAGAAATTTTTACAGATCGTGTAAATACTACTGAATGTGGCAACGATTATATGGAATTTCTCTCTGATGAAACATATAAAGTTGTACTATTTAGAAAAGACAATGGACAATGTAGTACTTCTGAAGACAATGGAAAATACACAAAAATCGGATCGACTCTTTCTCTTAAAAAGGGTAACATCGAAAATTTGGAGCCAGCAAATTCAGAAATTATAGCACTAAATAAAACTACTTTAAAGATTAGAGTTATATCTCAAGTCGAAAAAGAGACTGTTTCACAAATTGTAATATTTAAAAAAATATAA
- a CDS encoding HIT family protein, with translation MSIFTKIVNGEIPSYKITEDANFLAFLDVNPNAKGHTLCIPKQEIDKIFDMDDELYLGLMQFSKKVAIALEKTVPCKRVGMAVVGLEVPHAHVHLIPLNEMDEMRFHNKVTLTKEEFEDLAKSIQANL, from the coding sequence ATGAGCATATTTACCAAAATAGTAAACGGAGAAATTCCAAGTTATAAAATTACTGAAGACGCTAATTTCTTGGCTTTTCTAGATGTAAATCCAAATGCCAAAGGACATACGCTATGTATTCCAAAACAAGAGATCGACAAGATTTTTGATATGGATGACGAACTATATCTTGGCTTAATGCAGTTTTCTAAAAAAGTAGCTATTGCATTAGAAAAAACAGTTCCATGTAAAAGAGTAGGAATGGCTGTAGTAGGACTTGAAGTGCCTCATGCACACGTACATTTGATTCCGCTTAACGAAATGGATGAAATGCGTTTCCATAATAAAGTAACACTTACTAAAGAAGAATTTGAAGATTTAGCCAAAAGTATTCAGGCGAACTTATAA